Proteins co-encoded in one Synechococcus elongatus PCC 6301 genomic window:
- a CDS encoding metallophosphoesterase, with translation MTLSIAQITDLHLLVDPQAALRGCVTTPRAAAVFGNLKQRSPDLLLLSGDLSEDGSPASYERLRDWVEELGCPAIAIAGNHDQPERLTEICGRSPFMGEPVYSIQGWRIIALDSYQPKRIDGRLRGDQLDWLDQRLGEDSSPTLLMLHHPPVLIGVTKMDAIGLKDGPEFLEVIAHHQQVRLVLSGHAHQAFIQGRGLTTFLGCPATAMQFDQPELPAGWRSLELEPDGSWRSQIHWVDTDSIHFA, from the coding sequence ATGACCCTCTCGATCGCTCAAATTACTGACCTTCATCTCCTAGTCGATCCGCAAGCTGCCCTTCGAGGTTGCGTGACAACACCCCGAGCCGCTGCCGTATTTGGCAATCTCAAACAGCGATCGCCCGATCTACTTCTTCTGAGTGGCGACTTGAGCGAGGATGGCAGCCCTGCTAGCTATGAGCGATTACGAGATTGGGTTGAAGAACTAGGTTGTCCTGCTATTGCGATCGCGGGTAATCATGACCAGCCTGAGCGTTTGACGGAAATTTGTGGGCGATCGCCTTTTATGGGTGAGCCTGTCTATTCCATCCAAGGCTGGCGAATCATTGCACTGGATTCCTACCAACCCAAACGGATAGATGGTCGATTGAGGGGCGATCAACTTGACTGGCTGGATCAGCGCTTAGGAGAAGACTCGTCCCCAACCTTGCTGATGCTGCATCATCCACCGGTGCTGATCGGGGTTACCAAGATGGATGCGATCGGGCTTAAGGACGGGCCAGAGTTTCTAGAAGTGATTGCTCACCATCAGCAAGTCCGCCTTGTGCTTTCGGGGCATGCTCATCAGGCATTTATTCAAGGTCGTGGTTTGACTACCTTCCTCGGGTGCCCCGCCACAGCTATGCAATTTGACCAGCCTGAGCTGCCGGCTGGTTGGCGATCGCTAGAGCTAGAGCCAGATGGATCTTGGCGATCGCAAATCCATTGGGTTGACACCGATTCAATTCATTTCGCTTGA
- a CDS encoding HhoA/HhoB/HtrA family serine endopeptidase has protein sequence MRHRRSGQRRLSVRAILSHTLAISLGVLVTVGGLQARPSLAQAAPVEIAQATPANTAAPNSNPDSFVAAAVRQIGPAVVRIDTERTVTRRAAPMFDDPFFREFFGSDFFGNVNPPARQEVQRGQGSGFVVDGNGLIMTNAHVVANADQVRVTLRDGREFTGRVRGADSVTDLALVEVDTKGERLPTARIGNSSNVEVGDWAIAIGNPLGLDNTVTLGIVSSLGRRSSAVGIPDKRLDFIQTDAVINPGNSGGPLVNSRGEVIGINTAIRQAPGAGIGFAIPVNTAKQIETQLLKNGKVSHSYLGVQLLSLTPQMARDNNRDPNSTVRLPEVQGVLIMGVQRNAPAATAGLRRGDVVIATDGQAVTTADEFQRRVEASQVGQSLNLSVIRDGNRQQIAVRTGELQAG, from the coding sequence ATGCGTCATCGTCGTTCTGGTCAGCGCCGGTTATCAGTCCGCGCAATCTTGAGTCACACCCTGGCAATTAGCTTGGGCGTCTTGGTGACAGTGGGCGGATTACAAGCACGTCCCTCTTTGGCCCAAGCAGCACCTGTAGAAATCGCACAAGCGACTCCTGCGAATACAGCAGCTCCCAACAGTAACCCAGATAGTTTTGTTGCAGCAGCAGTCCGTCAGATTGGCCCTGCAGTCGTTCGGATTGATACTGAGCGGACGGTGACACGGCGGGCAGCTCCCATGTTTGATGACCCGTTTTTCCGTGAGTTTTTTGGGTCTGACTTTTTTGGCAATGTCAATCCGCCAGCACGGCAAGAAGTACAGCGTGGTCAGGGTTCTGGTTTTGTCGTAGATGGTAACGGCTTGATCATGACCAATGCCCACGTGGTCGCCAATGCGGATCAAGTGCGGGTCACGCTACGGGATGGTCGAGAATTTACGGGACGAGTGCGGGGTGCAGACTCTGTCACTGATTTAGCGTTGGTAGAAGTTGATACCAAAGGTGAACGGCTGCCCACTGCTCGCATCGGCAATTCCAGTAATGTCGAGGTCGGAGACTGGGCGATCGCGATCGGGAACCCGCTCGGACTCGACAACACCGTCACTTTAGGGATTGTCAGCAGCCTTGGCCGCCGGAGCAGCGCTGTCGGTATTCCGGATAAGCGCCTCGACTTTATCCAGACCGATGCAGTGATCAACCCCGGTAATTCGGGCGGCCCGCTGGTCAATAGTCGGGGCGAAGTGATTGGCATTAACACCGCCATTCGCCAAGCGCCGGGTGCAGGGATTGGCTTTGCGATTCCAGTTAACACGGCCAAGCAAATTGAAACGCAGCTGCTGAAAAACGGGAAAGTCTCACACTCCTACCTAGGGGTGCAGCTGCTCTCCCTGACGCCACAAATGGCTCGAGATAACAACCGCGATCCCAACTCCACCGTGCGCTTACCAGAAGTGCAAGGTGTCTTAATCATGGGGGTTCAGCGCAATGCACCCGCTGCTACTGCGGGACTGCGACGCGGAGATGTGGTGATAGCGACTGATGGTCAAGCGGTGACGACTGCGGATGAGTTCCAGCGCCGTGTCGAAGCGAGCCAAGTCGGCCAGTCACTCAACCTCAGCGTGATTCGCGACGGTAACCGCCAGCAGATTGCTGTGCGCACTGGCGAACTCCAAGCTGGTTAA
- the rpiA gene encoding ribose-5-phosphate isomerase RpiA, with protein MLLNTRKPVMDPVTHMKHEVAKAAASRVQSGMVVGLGSGSTAALMIQYLGDRVRNGELTNIQAVPTSFQSSVLANEYGIPLTTLNEVDRIDIAIDGADEVDPQRNLIKGGGACHTREKLVDARAEQFIVVVDSSKLVEALGTTFLLPVEVLPEAYIQVGKALEKLGGKPELRMAVKKAGPVVTDQGNLVLDVKFDRIDQPAELEKAINNIPGVLENGLFVGLTDLVLVGEVDGDRVSVREF; from the coding sequence ATGTTGTTGAACACCCGCAAGCCTGTTATGGATCCAGTCACCCACATGAAACATGAAGTCGCGAAAGCAGCCGCGAGTCGGGTGCAATCTGGCATGGTGGTCGGGCTGGGCTCGGGCTCTACAGCAGCCCTCATGATTCAGTACTTGGGCGATCGCGTTCGCAATGGCGAACTCACCAATATTCAGGCTGTACCCACCTCTTTTCAGTCCTCAGTATTGGCGAATGAATACGGCATTCCGCTGACGACCCTGAACGAAGTCGATCGCATTGATATTGCAATTGATGGCGCGGATGAAGTTGATCCACAACGCAACCTGATCAAAGGCGGTGGCGCTTGCCATACCCGCGAGAAACTAGTGGATGCGCGGGCTGAGCAATTCATTGTCGTCGTTGACAGCAGCAAACTGGTAGAGGCACTCGGAACAACCTTCTTACTGCCCGTGGAAGTGCTGCCGGAAGCTTACATTCAAGTCGGCAAAGCCTTGGAAAAATTGGGTGGCAAACCAGAACTGCGGATGGCGGTCAAAAAAGCAGGCCCAGTCGTGACTGACCAAGGCAACCTCGTTCTCGATGTGAAATTCGATCGCATTGACCAGCCCGCAGAACTGGAGAAAGCGATTAACAACATTCCAGGCGTGCTGGAAAACGGTCTGTTTGTTGGCTTGACCGATCTTGTACTCGTTGGTGAAGTTGACGGCGATCGCGTTTCTGTGCGCGAGTTCTAG
- the bchI gene encoding magnesium chelatase ATPase subunit I: MTATLPTAPRRTVFPFTAIVGQEEMKLALLLNVIDPKLGGVMIMGDRGTGKSTTIRALADLLPEIEVVAEDPYNSHPSDPELMSNEVRDRIARGETPTIGRAKVQMVDLPLGATEDRVCGTIDIEKALSEGVKAFEPGLLAKANRGILYVDEVNLLDDHLVDVLLDSAASGWNTVEREGVSIRHPARFVLVGSGNPEEGELRPQLLDRFGMSVEVRTVKDPELRVQVVEQRSTFDQNPQTFLDRYASEQDSLQARIVAAQTLLPSVELDYDLRVKISEVCSELDIDGLRGDIVTNRAAKALTAFEGRSEVTLEDIQRIVAPCLRHRLRKDPLESVDSGGKVAKVFCRVFGLPEPTDTSAFSLVS, translated from the coding sequence GTGACTGCGACTCTTCCGACTGCGCCACGCCGCACTGTTTTCCCCTTCACGGCGATCGTCGGCCAGGAGGAGATGAAGCTTGCCCTGCTGCTGAATGTGATCGACCCCAAATTGGGCGGGGTGATGATCATGGGCGATCGCGGTACTGGGAAATCAACCACAATTCGTGCCTTGGCTGACCTACTGCCCGAAATTGAGGTGGTGGCAGAGGATCCCTACAACAGCCATCCCAGCGATCCAGAGCTGATGAGTAATGAGGTTCGCGATCGCATTGCCCGTGGCGAAACCCCGACGATTGGTCGCGCCAAAGTACAAATGGTCGACCTGCCTTTGGGTGCGACGGAAGATCGCGTCTGCGGTACGATTGACATCGAAAAAGCGCTGTCGGAAGGCGTCAAAGCCTTTGAACCGGGTCTACTCGCAAAAGCCAATCGTGGCATTCTCTACGTCGACGAAGTCAACCTGCTCGACGATCATTTGGTAGATGTGCTGCTGGACTCGGCGGCTTCTGGTTGGAATACGGTGGAACGGGAAGGCGTATCGATTCGCCACCCTGCTCGCTTCGTCTTGGTTGGTTCCGGTAACCCCGAGGAAGGTGAACTGCGGCCTCAGTTGCTTGATCGCTTCGGTATGAGTGTCGAAGTGCGCACTGTCAAAGATCCGGAACTGCGGGTTCAGGTCGTAGAACAGCGATCGACCTTCGATCAAAATCCTCAGACTTTCCTCGATCGCTATGCCAGCGAGCAAGATAGCCTGCAAGCACGGATTGTTGCAGCGCAAACGCTGCTGCCATCCGTTGAGCTGGACTATGACCTGCGGGTGAAAATCTCGGAGGTCTGCTCGGAGCTGGATATTGACGGCCTGCGGGGTGACATCGTCACCAACCGCGCTGCCAAAGCGCTGACGGCCTTTGAAGGGCGGTCGGAAGTCACCCTCGAAGATATTCAGCGGATCGTTGCCCCCTGTCTGCGGCACCGCCTCCGCAAGGATCCGCTAGAGTCTGTGGACTCGGGGGGCAAAGTGGCGAAAGTCTTCTGCCGTGTCTTTGGCCTGCCGGAGCCGACCGACACCAGTGCCTTCTCTCTGGTCAGCTAA
- a CDS encoding YheT family hydrolase has product MPLYPDRFRCPFVLRQGWGMTIAAALASDRPPSLPAPIYQGQCLRGADDVPLWTERAIPTNPRGTLIATYGITGSLQNQGILQRWATAAYQAGLAVLLFDWRAHGRSLELSPVLTSDGLREGDDFLALAGQARQLGLPEPYIFGGYSLGGQLALWGAWRGQQEGCPPAAVLSLCPNLDAERSLPWLRSTRLGRWIEQRICRELCRLATDIANHHPGSLDPAAIAQVTTIQDFDNYLVAPRLGFQSSVDYYRASSPLPFLADLHVPGLVLYAADDPFFHPAIAPELAAIAQRNPVLEIEITRHGGHVGYWQGRDRWWAIDRFQGWLEDSGTLPKA; this is encoded by the coding sequence ATGCCGCTCTACCCCGATCGCTTTCGTTGTCCGTTCGTTCTGCGCCAAGGCTGGGGAATGACGATCGCCGCTGCTTTAGCTAGCGATCGCCCGCCATCTCTGCCAGCACCGATCTACCAAGGGCAATGCCTACGTGGGGCAGATGATGTGCCGCTCTGGACAGAGCGCGCAATTCCAACAAATCCCCGTGGCACCTTGATCGCCACCTACGGCATCACCGGGTCCCTGCAGAATCAAGGCATTCTCCAGCGCTGGGCAACTGCTGCTTATCAAGCCGGTCTGGCAGTGCTGCTCTTTGACTGGCGCGCCCATGGGCGATCGCTGGAATTGTCGCCCGTTCTGACCAGCGATGGGCTACGGGAAGGCGATGATTTTCTGGCGTTAGCTGGACAAGCTCGGCAGCTGGGGCTGCCAGAGCCCTACATATTTGGCGGCTATTCCCTCGGCGGTCAGCTGGCACTCTGGGGCGCTTGGCGCGGGCAACAGGAGGGCTGTCCTCCAGCAGCGGTCCTGTCGCTCTGCCCCAATCTCGATGCCGAGCGATCGCTGCCTTGGTTACGCAGCACGAGGCTCGGTCGCTGGATTGAGCAGCGGATTTGTCGCGAACTGTGCCGATTAGCGACCGACATTGCCAATCACCATCCGGGCAGCCTCGATCCAGCCGCGATCGCCCAAGTCACCACCATTCAGGACTTTGATAACTATTTGGTTGCTCCCCGTTTGGGCTTCCAGAGTAGCGTCGACTATTACCGTGCCAGCAGTCCGCTACCTTTTCTTGCCGATCTACACGTACCTGGACTGGTTCTCTACGCCGCAGACGATCCCTTCTTTCATCCTGCGATCGCCCCCGAACTCGCAGCGATCGCTCAGCGCAATCCAGTTCTAGAGATTGAAATCACGCGCCATGGCGGTCACGTGGGCTATTGGCAGGGCCGCGATCGTTGGTGGGCGATCGATCGATTCCAAGGCTGGTTGGAAGACTCCGGGACTTTACCTAAAGCCTGA
- the mrdA gene encoding penicillin-binding protein 2: protein MANPTFGNRDSGRSVGRSYQSLWLLLGITTVFFGALGGRLAYMQIQQGERNRELANENRIHLLPRLPERGRILDREGRVLASSRHVYSLYVWPLAIKDDRWPDTRRRLAELLKVPESTLQARIDRQKDNAAYRVRLAQNLSQPQVIAFEENRRNFIGVEVDYDSVRYYPNGSIAAHVLGYTGEISDEELKRREEQGYRPGDVIGQAGLEAAFEKQLRGEWGGQQVEVDALGNVVRILGDKQARAGKDVTITLDLDLQKAAEAAIGNSMGAIVAIDPRDGSILAMVSRPTYDPNVFATEISQAEWDRLQQLEFPFVNRALQSFPPASTFKIVTTAAALESGKYSPDAVLQTFPFLRVGGIQFWDWNNAGFGPLGFVGAMRYSSDTFFYQVAQRIGGDAIAAMCRRFGMGQRTGVELAAEEGRGLVPDKAWKLKNLNEEWTVGDSINMSIGQGFLLQTPLQVAVMFAIPANNGFRVKPHFLKDDRDSKEWREDLKLKPSTMKVIRDGLVSVVADGTGAALRVPSLPPNAGKTGTAEDPPRRSHTWYGGYAPIEKPEIVVVSFNENSGGGGGSTAAPKVRQVMEAYFRKKALRAQAAKGKQPSANTSQ from the coding sequence ATGGCGAATCCCACATTTGGCAATCGCGACTCGGGCCGCAGTGTTGGCCGCTCCTATCAGTCGCTATGGCTGCTCTTGGGAATCACCACCGTCTTTTTTGGGGCTTTGGGTGGCCGCCTCGCCTACATGCAAATTCAGCAGGGCGAACGAAATCGCGAACTGGCCAACGAGAATCGCATCCACCTGTTGCCTCGCCTCCCTGAACGTGGACGTATCCTCGACCGCGAAGGGCGTGTATTAGCGAGTAGCCGCCACGTTTACTCACTCTATGTTTGGCCGCTGGCAATTAAAGACGACCGCTGGCCCGATACCCGACGCCGGCTAGCCGAGCTACTCAAAGTGCCGGAGTCTACGCTGCAAGCCCGCATCGATCGCCAGAAAGACAATGCCGCTTATCGAGTTCGCCTGGCCCAAAATCTGAGCCAACCCCAAGTTATTGCTTTTGAAGAAAATCGCCGTAACTTCATCGGCGTCGAAGTGGACTACGACAGCGTGCGCTACTACCCCAATGGGTCAATCGCAGCCCACGTTTTGGGGTACACCGGCGAGATTTCGGATGAGGAATTAAAACGGCGCGAGGAACAAGGATATCGACCTGGCGATGTCATTGGCCAAGCTGGACTCGAAGCCGCCTTTGAGAAGCAGTTGCGCGGTGAGTGGGGCGGTCAACAGGTAGAAGTGGATGCCCTCGGCAACGTCGTCCGCATTTTGGGCGACAAGCAAGCGCGAGCGGGCAAAGATGTCACCATCACACTGGATCTCGATCTGCAAAAAGCAGCAGAGGCTGCGATCGGCAACAGCATGGGGGCGATCGTGGCGATCGATCCTCGGGACGGCAGCATCTTGGCGATGGTCAGCCGTCCCACCTACGATCCCAACGTCTTTGCCACCGAAATCAGCCAGGCCGAATGGGATCGACTGCAGCAGCTGGAATTCCCCTTCGTCAATCGCGCTCTGCAGTCCTTTCCGCCAGCCAGTACGTTCAAGATTGTGACCACAGCAGCGGCCTTGGAATCGGGCAAATATTCCCCCGACGCCGTGCTGCAAACCTTCCCCTTCCTGCGGGTTGGCGGCATTCAGTTTTGGGACTGGAATAATGCGGGCTTTGGTCCCCTCGGCTTTGTAGGCGCAATGCGCTATAGCAGCGACACCTTCTTCTACCAAGTCGCTCAGCGGATTGGCGGCGACGCGATCGCAGCCATGTGCCGTCGGTTTGGCATGGGGCAGCGTACAGGGGTAGAGCTTGCCGCGGAGGAAGGGCGGGGTCTTGTGCCCGACAAAGCTTGGAAACTGAAGAACCTGAATGAGGAATGGACCGTCGGCGACTCGATCAATATGTCCATTGGTCAAGGCTTCTTACTGCAAACGCCACTGCAAGTCGCGGTGATGTTTGCGATTCCAGCCAATAACGGCTTCCGGGTAAAACCGCACTTCCTCAAGGACGATCGCGACAGCAAAGAATGGCGCGAGGATCTGAAACTGAAGCCATCCACGATGAAAGTCATCCGGGACGGGCTAGTCTCAGTCGTCGCGGATGGAACTGGAGCTGCCCTGCGAGTGCCCTCACTGCCGCCCAACGCAGGCAAAACTGGAACAGCGGAGGATCCGCCCCGGCGATCGCACACTTGGTATGGCGGCTATGCACCGATTGAGAAACCTGAGATCGTCGTCGTTTCCTTCAACGAAAACTCAGGCGGCGGCGGTGGCAGTACAGCGGCTCCAAAAGTCCGTCAAGTGATGGAAGCCTACTTCCGCAAGAAGGCGCTTCGAGCTCAGGCCGCTAAGGGTAAGCAACCATCTGCCAACACCTCGCAGTAG